Part of the Coccinella septempunctata chromosome 3, icCocSept1.1, whole genome shotgun sequence genome is shown below.
ctttcctcttcttcaaacttctaattatctccctgatttcatttggcgatcttggcttgtctatttcagcagccgctggtaattcatcattttcttccaaatcttcattatcgtcgtctatcctgtaatttattctcgattctctttcgatcgagtccgccaatgcatctgccttatcagtattagtcTTCTTCTAACCCTCCTGGGTTTATCGGTGTAGGAGTATTTGCGATGgcagcctgtgaacaaaccaaagttgcgggtttattgaactcggaattaTTTTCTGGTATTGTGATCTATTTGACGGTACTTTGACGGTGGAAACATTGAaattccggttagcgcatccaccatttaggttggtgcaataaaagatatttttcggaacggtatcattttattaatcggtaattttttttcggtaattctaatccattttcaccttcttcttCGGTGGAGGCGGTAAcggtgtgggcggcgacggttctgacggtgttagcggtacggcgggcctcagtcggaggtccggcagtatggcctctgtcctgctccctggagttgcggtcggccctgaggcagttctggcggtccctggtcccctatctctaacgcaacacaccctggaaaggacctccacacggccgcacctggaacagaacttcgtccttgccCCTCTGTAGTCCTTCCtgcggtggccttcattgccacaccgccagcaactgtgggggcctaaccccaggtagacatGAAGTCCACAGGTTCCCACGGTCCTGGTGGCTGGCGGTTCCGTGTTGGTCCCGGCCTCTCTCCTTCTATCTGGCACCTCCCAGTCTGCCGACAGACTGAGAGTCGACCCAATATTCCTGCGGGAGAAGGCGGTCCGGACGGTAGGGTCGGCTCTCTGAACCCTGACGGTCGGCCCATTGAATAACGTTTCATCCTTAAAATGTCACACGTTAATCAAACAGTAAACAACGGTTTGTTAGTACCCtgttaaatattcattcatatcatactttgccgaattgaccactgaaatctcaattcctatttgaattatcgaattgaatgaaactgaaaacgtatatctcagttcaaaaattgtgtacgaATTCTGATGGTcaatcaataaaagaaaaagttctattcatcatgaattgttcgatcaaggagactcaaatttcgaaataataacttatgataaGAATATCCTGGAACCTTGACAGGAGCGACTTCcacaagtctgggaagaatagtttcggtccgtcaaaaatgaaatatcggcctattttccatatcgcattcgtccgaaatacgatgcaatgatgaacccaataattggtacaaataaaaaattctaaattcctCGAGATTTCGCAGGAAACttgcaatttcaagtccttagcaataatttaccaaccaatcgcccgtcaaatttccgtcaacttcgcTAATGTCGGTACCACTATCAGAAGAAATCTAAAGTGTAAAGGTTAAACAATGACATTTTCAACTTCCGAGTCTGAAATGCAACAGGCAACTACGCCCGCCACTGCTGTTGGTAAGACGCTAAAAAAAGCTGAGAAAAAAACCTTAGCAAGGTCAAAACATGTCAAACCCAGCCATCCCCCATCTTCCGATATGGTTAatagtgccatcaaaggattgAAAGAAAGGAGCGGATCCTCGTTGCAAGCTATCAAGAAATAGATCGGTTCGAATCACAAGGTCGATTCTGAAAGACTTGCACCGTTCATAAGAAAATATCTTAAGACCGCTGTACAGTCCGGTTCCTTGATTCAGACCAAAGGAAAAGGAGCGTCTGGTTCTTTCAAATTGGCCGCTGGCGGTTCTACAACAAACGCGTCGAAgaaagttgcgaaaaaattggtcaagtcgGCCGATGGAGCAAATAAGAATGCATCACCTACAATGGCAGCCGACAAGAAGAACACATCACCTGCCAGGTCTACATCTACAGTGAGTAGGTCGAAAAAGAGAGCGGCAATTGCGAAAGAAAAGAAGTCAAAATTAACGAAATCTCCCTCGAAAGCTAAGAAGGCAAACAAATCGCCGACGAAGAAGCCCAAAGCACCGAAACCAAAAACGGTCAAATCAGTAACGGCTCCGAAGAAAGTAAGGTCTCCCAAAAAGAAAAAGTGAAACGTATATAATtttggaaggaaaaaaatttgaatccgttcCTTTTCAGGGCCTCTAGAATTTTCTATCAAATAttacttttatagattttcactcGCTAGAGATACGATGTCATACAAGATGTTTTCATCGAACACGGTaggtaatttttttcggaaaatgtaaatatttttgaaaatgctaTCACATAAGTGCCGAATTCTAAAAATCATTTGACGGTCAGCAATTTTGCCGAATAATTTCAGGTGCAGAATATTCACGATTTCTTTCAAGCTATCCGatcaaaaaatcatgaaaactaatataatattcgaattgatccaacagttttcgagatattcatatcatactttgccgaattgaccactgaaatctcaattcttatctaaactatcgaactctaattcaacacgtgcacctcaaatcgaaaactgtgtacagtttcgagatttgggtcgaattattccaatatttccttaggaattgaaataatactgtgtcgaatcgaacactgaaatctcaattcctatcagaactatcgaactgaaagttaaCATGtccatctcacttcgaaaactatgtgtagtttcaagatttgggtcgaactgattcaacagattttgagaaattgatatcaaactttgccgaattgaccactgatatctcgattcctatctgaactatcgaactgaaattcaacatgtgtatctcaattcgaaaactttgtacaGTTTCGAAatgtgggtcgaattgatccaacctttccttaggaattgaaatcgaacTTTGTCGAGACGACCTAcgaaattttcagttctatcagatcaacgaactgaaattcaacatatgcatttcaatttgaaaaccatatacagtttcaagattttgcccaaattgatccaacagtttatggaaaattgatatcacactttgccgaattgaccactgaaatctcaattcctatcagaactatcgatatgaaattcaacatgtgcatctcaattcgaaaactatgacaagaatatccatgaaccttgacaagagcgacttcggcaagtcgtgaaatacgatgcaatgatgaacccaataattggtacaaatgaaaaactttaaaatcctcgagattgcgcaggaaactttcaatttcaagtccttagcaataatttaccaaccattcgcccgtaaaatttccgtcaacttggctaatatcggtcccactatttgaagaaatccaaagtgttaaggtcaaacaatgtcattttcagcctccgagtctcaagtgcgacaggcaaccacgcccgccactggtgtatgtacacagttttcgaattgagatgcacatgttgaatttcagttcgaaaggaccgtggggacctgtggacttcagttctacctggggttagggccccacagttgctggcggtgtggcaatgaaggctaccacagggaggactgccgaggggaaaggacgaagttctcttccaggtgcggccgtgtgggggtcttttccagggtgtgttgcgttagagataggggaccagggaccgccagaactgcctcaggaccgaccgcaactccagggagcaggacagaggccatactgccggacctccgactgaggcccgccgtaccgccaacaccgtcagaaccgtcgccgcccacatcgttgccacccctaccgaagtagaaggtgaaaatggattagaattaccgaaaaaaaaattaccgattattaaaatgataccgttccgaaaaatatcctttattgcaccaaccgaaatggtggatgcgctaaccggagtagtagtcgattcgtcagaatatcatttcaattcctaaggaactattggatcaattcgaaccaaatcttgaaactgcacatagttttcgcatgcatctcaatatgcaactcaattcgaaatgtacagtttcaaaatttggctcgaattgatccaacagtttatgggaaattgatatcacactttgccgaattgacgtctgaaatctcaattcctaccgatattaaaatgataccgttccgaaaaatatcttttattgcacaaaCTGAAATGGTGGATgagctaaccggagtagtagtcgattcgtcaaaatatcatttcaattcctaaggaactattggatcaattcgaaccaaatcttgaaactgcacatagttttcgcatgcatctcaatatgcacctcaattcgaaaactatgtacagtttcaaaatttggctcgaattgatccaacagtttatgggaaattgatataacactttgccgaattgacctctgaaatctcaattcctatcagaactatcgatatgaaattcaacatgtgcatctcaattcgaaaactatgtgaagtttcaagatttggctcgaaatgatcaaacggtttttgagaaattcatatcacactttgccgaattgaccacagaaatcttaattcctatctgaattatcgaactgaatgaaactcaatacgtatatctcagttcaaaaattgtgtagagtttcgagatttggatcgaattttgatggtcaatgaataaaagaataagttctatttatcatgaattgttcgataaaattccacccatcacgatgatgggcacctcagattgggtagagatatctaaagctctctacacaaaaatgataaattacaaccgtgcaactacagttattatagaaggaatgttacaagaagctatagatgaaataaatgactggtgtattaaatggaaaataaaactcaacggacaaaagagccaagcgatattactgcagaagaggagactaagaactacaacaaatctagaggtagatggagaagaaatcgaatggaaaaacgaagcaaaatatttaggtatcaccctagacaaaggtctaacatggagaagccatatccaacaagccgttgacaaaaccaaggcagcgatgaatatgctctacccgctgataggtagaaagagccacatgtcaaatgagagaaaattgaaaataatcaaagccgttgctagaccgcaactgacttatggatcaggtgcttggggattcgcggcaaagagccatatacaatgaattcaggcaacagaaaacaagctactacgatgtgccatagatgcgccttggtttgtcaggaacaaacagatatatcgagatttg
Proteins encoded:
- the LOC123310304 gene encoding histone H1B-like, which produces MTFSTSESEMQQATTPATAVGKTLKKAEKKTLARSKHVKPSHPPSSDMIGSNHKVDSERLAPFIRKYLKTAVQSGSLIQTKGKGASGSFKLAAGGSTTNASKKVAKKLVKSADGANKNASPTMAADKKNTSPARSTSTVSRSKKRAAIAKEKKSKLTKSPSKAKKANKSPTKKPKAPKPKTVKSVTAPKKTAVQSGSLIQTKGKGASGSFKLAAGGSTTNASKKVTKKLVKSADGANKNASPTMAADKKNTSPARSTSTVSRSKKRAAIAKEKKSKLTKSPSRAKKANKSPTKKPKAPKPKTVKSVTAPKKVRSPKKKK